In one Ananas comosus cultivar F153 linkage group 12, ASM154086v1, whole genome shotgun sequence genomic region, the following are encoded:
- the LOC109717895 gene encoding protein phosphatase 2C 35-like, with protein sequence MGNGCAKLTLCFAGGPRQIRRRHVAPAALPSDPCDEGFGHSFCYLRPEPPSAPTPPPPAAVVEEETTTFRSISGAAISANASTPLSTSLFLLPPASSSSDSGVGGGGGAFESSDSFSSGPLSGPIAGDRGFLSGPIERGFLSGPLDPRASSPTSSSSSSTLLRRSLSHTIRLPRRRRLPRPPRPLASAASILRGLSNAIISRAVPSSSAFAPKRSDSASPDPQTLTLTLPLQWAQGKAGEDRVHVVVSESPDDAPSADPSGGGGGGGGWVFVGIYDGFNGPDATDYLLSHLYTAVHRELRGLLWDDDEGGGGGGQRPPVNAGKPRRASRDLSRPSDPSRRPITSSHVEVLKALSKALKKTEEEYLDTADKMLDENPELALMGSCVLVMVMKGEDVYLMNVGDSRAILASQSEHGSRRSAGTGLEQINEEFLDDLGGYLHSLSARQLTLDHSTCVEEEVRRIRNEHPDDSSAIVNDRVKGSLKVTRAFGAGFLKQPKWNSALLEMFQIDYVGTSPYITCNPSLYHYKLGPNDRFLLLSSDGLYQYFTNEEAVAQVEMFIAMTPEGDPAQHLVEEVLFRAANKAGMDFHELLEIPHGDRRRYHDDVSIIVISLEGRIWRSCV encoded by the exons ATGGGCAACGGCTGCGCGAAGCTCACGCTCTGCTTCGCCGGGGGGCCGCGACAAATCCGGCGCCGCCACGTGGCGCCGGCGGCCCTCCCCTCCGACCCCTGCGACGAGGGGTTCGGCCACTCCTTCTGCTACCTCCGCCCCGAGCCCCCCTCAGCGCCAacgcctcctcctccggcggcgGTGGTGGAAGAGGAGACGACGACGTTCCGCTCCATCTCCGGCGCCGCCATCAGCGCCAACGCCTCCACCCCGCTCTCCACCTCGCTCTTCCTCCTCCcccccgcctcctcctcctccgactccggcgtcggcggcggcggaggtgcgTTCGAGAGCTCCGACTCATTCTCCTCCGGCCCCCTCTCCGGCCCCATCGCCGGCGACCGCGGCTTCCTCTCCGGCCCCATCGAGCGCGGCTTCCTCTCCGGGCCCCTCGACCCCCGGGCCTCCTCCCccacttcctcctcctcctcctccaccctcctccgccgcagccTCTCCCACACAATccgcctcccccgccgccgccgcctcccccggcCCCCCCGCCCACTCGCCTCCGCAGCGTCCATCCTCCGTGGCCTCTCCAACGCCATCATCTCCCGCGCcgtcccctcctcctccgccttcgccccGAAGCGATCCGACTCCGCCTCCCCCGatccccaaaccctaaccttaaCCCTCCCCCTCCAGTGGGCGCAGGGCAAGGCCGGCGAGGACAGGGTCCACGTCGTCGTCTCCGAGTCCCCGGACGACGCCCCGTCCGCCGAcccctccggcggcggcggcggtggcgggggCTGGGTCTTCGTCGGGATCTACGACGGCTTCAACGGCCCCGACGCCACCGACTACCTCCTGTCCCACCTCTACACCGCCGTCCACCGCGAGCTCAGGGGCCTCCTCTGGGACGAcgacgagggcggcggcggcggaggtcaACGCCCGCCGGTCAACGCCGGGAAGCCGAGGAGAGCTAGTAGAGATCTCTCCCGACCGTCCGATCCCAGCCGGAGACCGATCACGTCTAGCCACGTGGAGGTGTTGAAGGCCCTCTCCAAAGCGCTCAAGAAAACAGAGGAGGAGTATTTGGACACCGCGGATAAGATGCTCGATGAAAATCCTGAGTTGGCCTTGATGGGCTCGTGTGTTCTGGTGATGGTCATGAAGGGGGAGGATGTGTATCTCATGAACGTCGGCGACAGCCGCGCCATCTTGGCCTCGCAATCGGAGCACGGATCTCGAAGATCGGCCGGTACGGGCCTCGAGCAGATCAATGAGGAGTTTTTGGATGATCTCGGAGGGTATCTGCATAGCTTGTCGGCGCGGCAGCTTACCTTggatcatagtacttgtgttgAAGAA GAAGTTCGCAGAATAAGGAATGAGCACCCTGACGATTCTTCAGCCATTGTCAATGATCGCGTGAAGGGCTCGCTGAAGGTGACAAGAGCTTTTGGTGCTGGCTTCCTGAAACAG CCAAAATGGAACAGTGCACTTCTTGAGATGTTCCAAATAGACTACGTCGGGACTTCTCCGTACATCACATGTAACCCATCTCTCTACCACTATAAGCTCGGTCCAAATGATCGGTTCTTGCTACTATCATCCGACGGTCTCTACCAATACTTCACCAATGAAGAGGCCGTCGCACAAGTCGAGATGTTCATTGCAATGACCCCTGAGGGTGACCCTGCTCAACATCTTGTAGAGGAAGTCCTTTTTCGGGCAGCTAATAAAGCAG GAATGGACTTCCATGAGTTGCTTGAGATACCACATGGAGATCGGCGACGATATCACGATGATGTATCGATCATTGTCATCTCTTTGGAAGGAAGAATATGGAGATCTTGTGTGTAA
- the LOC109718033 gene encoding epsin-3-like — protein sequence MGTPFFYELKKQASSFLKDKIRTARLALTDVTPAELLTEEATNGTPWPPETKTMGFISRSAFEIDDYWRIVEILHKRFSKFDRKHWREPYKALVLLEHLLLHGPESVAEEFQIDKEFIQELGTFQYIDEKGFNWGLTVRMKSERVLKLLEKGPLLKEERDRARKVTRGIQGFGSFNVHYSPTNNHNPIENSSNCYVRSNSHYEDYPTQEAVVLDDQKESFNTNSSIHKDESGERSMEENLSDKSLKPQEETGSVFPVKGLILEESKPLIPFKEVKKTEFQKVLGWSKPLMPREEVKKVECFESQLLLSQS from the exons ATGGGCACCCCCTTCTTCTACGAGCTCAAGAAGCAGGCCTCGTCCTTCCTCAAGGACAAGATCCGCACTGCTCGATTGGCCCTCACCGATGTCACCCCCGCCGAGTT GCTGACGGAAGAAGCAACAAATGGAACTCCGTGGCCACCGGAGACGAAGACGATGGGATTCATATCGCGCTCGGCATTTGAGATCGATGATTACTGGAGAATTGTGGAGATTTTGCACAAAAG GTTCTCAAAGTTCGATCGAAAGCATTGGAGAGAGCCCTACAAGGCTTTGGTACTTCTCGAGCATCTCTTACTACACGGACCAGAGAGCGTTGCAGAAGAGTTTCAAATTGATAAAGAGTTTATACAGGAATTGGGTACCTTTCAATACATCGATGAAAAGGG GTTTAATTGGGGATTAACTGTGAGAATGAAATCAGAAAGGGTCTTAAAACTGCTCGAGAAAGGGCCACTTCTTAAAGAGGAAAGGGATAGGGCTCGAAAGGTCACTCGTGGAATCCAAGGATTCGGTAGTTTCAATGTGCATTATTCACCTACCAATAATCATAATCCGATTGAAAATTCTTCGAATTGCTATGTGAGAAGCAATTCGCACTACGAAGATTACCCTACGCAGGAAGCAGTAGTCCTAGATGATCAAAAGGAGAGCTTCAATACGAATTCATCGATCCATAAAGATGAATCAGGAGAAAGATCAATGGAAGAAAATCTCAGTGATAAGAGTTTGAAACCACAGGAGGAGACAGGAAGTGTTTTTCCTGTAAAGGGACTCATACTTGAGGAGTCGAAACCACTCATACCTTTCAAAGAAGTGAAAAAGACCGAGTTTCAAAAAGTACTTGGGTGGTCGAAACCACTCATGCCTCGCGAAGAAGTGAAAAAGGTCGAGTGCTTTGAGTCGCAGTTACTTCTAAGTCAAAGTTGA